A genomic region of Raphanus sativus cultivar WK10039 chromosome 6, ASM80110v3, whole genome shotgun sequence contains the following coding sequences:
- the LOC130495748 gene encoding uncharacterized protein LOC130495748, producing the protein MCKGFGSTLTGPALQWYINLPTKSIKSFAALSDKFVEQFASSHDLEKNSDDLYEILQHWNEPLRSYIARFNQAKVAIPECNTDTAISAFKRGLLPEGDLYKELIKYKCRIMEDVLSRAWAQVRWEEDVVSRAKAGPKYDQKSSKHTRSDSDEPSHSKSARETSNPNRGRYQYRPLPRSEGMMVSTWPDISHLAISKLELIGVLRQMGPQVKWPPKMKAAEANRNPKRWCEFHSDHGHTTEDCIALKMEVAELLKKGYLREFLSNKAKNLLNKEGPGLPIEAAPALPPQQDRVIHVITGGSVVSGISSAAAKKSTRNARNNQEAEGPKCLLLGTDEISFTAREQEKVLTAHHDALVISLTIANCLVKRILVDNGSSSNIIFYSAFADLGLEPTALTRKATPLVGFSGEVKQTLGEVLLPVYAKGKKLLAPHTEEPEVEEMDKVPLTEGNSSRNLKIGSKLPESLRRILVDFLRSNSNCFAWSHEDMPGINPDVIMHQLKVDPMHPPVRQKRRKFAPERDEIINEEVRTY; encoded by the exons atgtgcaaaggATTCGGATCGACCTTGACCGGCCCTGCTCTTCAGTGGTATATCAACCTGCCCACCAAATCCATCAAatcctttgcagcccttagcgatAAGTTCGTGGAGCAGTTCGCTAGCAGCCATGACCTAGAGAAGAACTCGGATGATCTCTATGAGATCCTCCAGCATTGGAATGAGCCCCTTCGTTCTTACATAGCTCGCTTCAACCAAGCGAAGGTAGCTATTCCTGAGTGCAACActgatacggctatctcagccttCAAGAGGGGTCTACTTCCAGAGGGAGACCTttacaaggagctgatcaaatacaagtgcaggaTTATGGAAGACGTGCtgtctcgtgcttgggctcaagtaagatgggaagaagatgttgttAGTAGGGCTAAAGCCGGTCCAAAGTATGATCAGAAGTCATCGAAGCATACAAGGAGCGACAGCGACGAGCCTTCTCACTCTAAGTCTGCTAGGGAGACTAGTAACCCGAATAGGGGCAGGTATCAGTATCGACCTTTGCCTAGATCCGAAGGGATGATGGTGTCTACTTGGCCTGACATCTCCCATCTTGCGATATCCAAACTGGAGCTGATCGGTGTCTTACGACAAATGGGTCCTCAAGTCAAGTGGCCTCCTAAGATGAAGGCCGCGGAGGCTAATCGAAATCCCAAGCGATGGTGTGAGTTCCATAGTGATCATGGTCATACTACTGAGGATTGCATAGCCCTAAAGATGGAAGTCgccgagctcctcaagaaaggcTACCTACGGGAGTTCCTCTCGAATAAAgccaagaaccttctaaatAAAGAAGGTCCCGGTCTCCCTATTGAGGCAGCTCCCGCATTGCCACCACAGCAAGACCGGGTGATCCACGTCATCACAGGCGGATCAGTGGTGAGCGGAATTAGTAGTGCCGCAGCCAAGAAAAGTACTCGCAATGCCAGGAACAAccaagaggccgagggtcccAAGTGCCTACTCCTTGGAACAGATGAGATCAGTttcactgcaagggagcaggagaaggtcctCACCGCTCATCATGACGCTCTcgtcatttcacttaccatagcaaactgcttggtcaagcggATACTAGTAGATAATGGGAGCTCAAGCAACATAATCTTCTATTCGGCCTTCGCCGACCTGGGTTTGGAACCTACAGCTCTAACCAGAAAGGCAACTCCCCTCgtaggcttcagtggagaaGTCAAACAAACCTTAGGAGAAGTCCTTCTTCCCGTGTATGCCAAAGGG aagaagcttctGGCCCCACataccgaagagccggaagtggaagAAATGGATAAGGTCCCGCTCACGGAAGGGAACTCGAGTCGAAActtaaagataggctccaagcttccGGAAAGCTTGAGAAGGATACTGGTCGATTTTTTAAGATCCAACTCCAATTGCTTTGCCTGGTCTCACGAAGACATGCCTGGGATCAATCCCGATGTTATCATGCATCAACTCAAGGTGGATCCAATGCATCCTCctgtcagacagaagaggagaAAATTCGCTCCTGAAAGGGAcgagataatcaacgaagaggtcaGAACCTACTAG